A window of the Herpetosiphonaceae bacterium genome harbors these coding sequences:
- a CDS encoding ABC transporter permease yields the protein MIDRRTTFWGLYLLPLLWLAAFLLVPLLLMGAFSFRADMRGELLQPWTPTLKQYALLFGGGRYWRLLLTSTSIALVVALCATSLAYPLAYFLAYRAGRHAGLYLVLLLVPFWTSYLLRVMAWKIMLGSDGVINSFLLYVGLIDQPLTILLYNRYAVVITLIYVWIPFVALPILAALQRIDRSLFDAAADLGATPFRQFWRVTFPLSLPGVIAGFFMVFIPTVGEYVTPLLVGGSRGSMYGNIIQDFFTKAANWPFGAALSLIMLAGSLLLVALASRLVDVRRLVQ from the coding sequence ATGATTGATCGTCGCACCACGTTCTGGGGGCTGTATCTGCTGCCGCTGCTCTGGCTGGCCGCCTTTCTGCTCGTGCCGCTGCTGCTGATGGGCGCGTTCAGCTTCCGGGCCGACATGAGGGGCGAGCTGCTTCAGCCCTGGACGCCAACACTCAAGCAGTACGCGCTGCTCTTCGGCGGCGGGCGCTACTGGCGGCTGCTGCTGACCTCGACCTCGATCGCGCTGGTGGTGGCGCTCTGCGCAACTTCGCTCGCCTATCCGCTGGCCTACTTCCTGGCGTACCGGGCAGGCCGCCATGCGGGCTTGTATCTGGTGCTGCTGCTGGTGCCGTTCTGGACCAGCTATCTGCTGCGGGTAATGGCCTGGAAGATCATGCTGGGATCGGACGGCGTGATCAACTCCTTTTTGTTGTACGTTGGCCTGATCGATCAGCCGCTGACGATCCTGCTCTACAATCGCTACGCCGTCGTGATCACCTTGATCTACGTCTGGATTCCGTTTGTGGCCCTGCCGATCCTGGCGGCGCTCCAGCGCATCGACCGCTCGCTCTTCGACGCCGCCGCCGATCTTGGGGCCACACCCTTCCGGCAGTTCTGGCGCGTGACGTTTCCGCTCAGCTTGCCTGGCGTGATCGCAGGATTTTTCATGGTCTTTATCCCAACCGTCGGCGAATACGTCACGCCGCTGCTCGTCGGCGGCAGCCGAGGAAGCATGTACGGCAACATCATTCAGGATTTCTTCACCAAGGCCGCGAACTGGCCCTTCGGCGCGGCGCTGTCGCTGATCATGCTGGCCGGATCGCTGCTGCTGGTCGCGCTGGCCTCACGCCTGGTAGACGTGCGGAGGCTGGTCCAATGA
- a CDS encoding TIGR03668 family PPOX class F420-dependent oxidoreductase has product MLTDQQLAFILAQRVGRLATVDAVGDPHVIPVCYACDGHSLYIALDAKPKRVAPQQLRRVRNILDHPQVALVVDRYSDDWSVLAYVLIRGAASLLAVDSPEHRSAVELLRARYHQYQTMPIDQQPVIVIRPSSVVAWGMLYV; this is encoded by the coding sequence ATGCTAACCGATCAACAGTTGGCCTTTATTCTGGCACAGCGCGTCGGACGGCTTGCAACGGTCGATGCCGTTGGCGATCCGCATGTTATTCCAGTCTGTTACGCCTGCGACGGCCATTCGCTGTATATCGCCCTCGATGCCAAGCCGAAGCGAGTCGCGCCGCAGCAGCTTCGCCGTGTGCGTAATATTCTCGACCATCCGCAGGTTGCGCTGGTCGTCGACCGCTATAGCGACGACTGGAGCGTGCTGGCCTATGTGCTGATCCGTGGTGCGGCGTCGCTGCTCGCCGTCGATAGCCCGGAGCATCGTTCGGCTGTCGAGCTGCTCAGGGCGCGCTACCATCAATACCAGACGATGCCGATCGATCAGCAGCCGGTCATCGTCATTCGTCCATCGTCGGTTGTGGCCTGGGGGATGCTATACGTCTAA
- a CDS encoding toll/interleukin-1 receptor domain-containing protein — protein MELLDVLTVVYGTEARTIELYRGDLTNLPTHETVDILVVSAFPNSYLPISGTLIGSLYRRGVSVEELAKNKAVDLCSICSAWLSHELIAPPEGIAFKRILCFEPPIFGNITEVVGDIFRSLAPVLAIGDPVSVAMPLMTTSNRDEPVNQVVTALLDAATQWMRLGLPVRRLKLFEQSAPKAAALKQAFARLKAQYQTEPLPPRSIQQDNVFISYSKQDSSDKAYLIAAELRQERPDMNIFLDRQALNPATAWQQQIYDTIDRSHTMIALYSPAYLRSKACQEEFNVAFYRHRTVGEPRLVPICLYSAQLPDYMKLLPSADCREGDDQRLRAVCAEILATFNS, from the coding sequence ATGGAATTACTGGACGTGCTGACCGTCGTTTATGGTACCGAGGCGCGAACGATCGAGCTGTATCGTGGCGATCTGACGAATCTGCCGACACACGAAACAGTTGATATATTGGTCGTTTCCGCCTTTCCCAACAGCTATCTACCCATATCCGGCACGTTGATCGGCTCGCTCTACCGCCGAGGTGTCTCCGTCGAGGAACTTGCAAAAAACAAGGCCGTCGATCTGTGCTCGATCTGCTCGGCCTGGCTATCGCATGAGCTGATCGCGCCGCCAGAGGGTATTGCGTTCAAGCGCATCTTGTGCTTCGAGCCGCCGATCTTCGGCAACATTACCGAGGTCGTCGGCGATATTTTTCGCAGCCTGGCGCCGGTGCTCGCAATCGGCGATCCGGTTTCGGTTGCTATGCCGCTGATGACGACCAGCAATCGGGATGAGCCGGTTAATCAGGTGGTGACGGCGCTGCTCGACGCGGCAACGCAGTGGATGCGCCTTGGGCTGCCGGTGCGACGGCTCAAGCTCTTCGAGCAATCGGCGCCCAAAGCAGCCGCTTTGAAGCAGGCATTCGCCCGGTTGAAAGCCCAGTACCAGACAGAGCCGCTCCCGCCCCGCTCCATCCAGCAGGACAATGTGTTCATCAGCTACTCCAAGCAAGACAGTAGCGATAAAGCCTACCTGATCGCCGCCGAGCTACGCCAGGAGCGGCCCGACATGAACATCTTCCTCGATCGGCAGGCGCTCAACCCCGCCACTGCCTGGCAGCAGCAGATCTACGACACGATCGACCGCAGCCACACGATGATCGCGCTCTACTCTCCGGCATATTTAAGATCGAAAGCCTGCCAGGAGGAATTCAACGTGGCCTTTTACCGGCACCGCACCGTCGGCGAGCCGCGCCTGGTCCCGATCTGCTTATATAGCGCTCAACTGCCGGACTACATGAAGCTCCTGCCGTCTGCTGATTGCCGCGAAGGCGACGATCAGCGGCTGCGGGCAGTGTGCGCCGAGATTCTGGCAACATTCAACTCGTGA
- a CDS encoding ABC transporter permease — protein MTRRSTLLPRVRLRAQGLDLRRERGAARRAPALLTWYYFGLIALLYLPIVVLFLFSINNNTSLSFPLQGLTLRWYQQLFDSPPILRAARNSLIVAVGSSFVATALGTMVALLIARYQFRTKTLLVMLTVLPLFVPFIVLAVALLLFFAALDIDRSLWTVGIAHTVVALPYTLLIVVSRLLGFDASLEDAAMDLGADYPTTLRRIVLPIIAPSMVSAWLVAFTVSFDEFALALFLAGTEPTFPVYLFSQLRFANRLPVMIALAVLLMIGTLTLVFVAERLRRVE, from the coding sequence ATGACCCGACGTTCAACGCTGCTGCCGCGAGTACGTCTGCGGGCACAGGGACTCGATCTCCGCCGCGAGCGCGGCGCGGCCCGCCGCGCGCCTGCGCTGCTGACCTGGTACTACTTTGGGCTGATCGCGCTGCTGTATCTGCCGATCGTCGTGCTCTTTTTGTTCTCGATCAACAACAACACGTCACTCTCGTTTCCGCTCCAGGGGCTCACGCTCCGCTGGTACCAGCAGCTCTTCGACTCGCCCCCGATCTTGCGCGCGGCGCGCAACAGCCTGATCGTGGCGGTGGGCAGCAGCTTCGTCGCGACGGCGCTGGGCACGATGGTCGCCCTGCTGATCGCGCGCTACCAGTTCCGCACGAAGACGCTGCTGGTGATGCTGACGGTGCTGCCGCTCTTTGTCCCGTTTATCGTCCTGGCCGTGGCGCTGCTACTCTTTTTCGCCGCGCTGGACATCGATCGCTCGCTCTGGACCGTGGGGATTGCCCATACGGTAGTAGCGCTGCCGTACACGCTGCTGATCGTGGTTTCGCGGCTGCTCGGCTTCGATGCCAGCCTCGAAGATGCGGCGATGGATCTGGGAGCGGATTATCCAACCACGCTGCGCCGGATTGTGCTGCCGATCATCGCGCCCAGCATGGTTTCGGCCTGGCTGGTCGCGTTTACCGTGTCGTTCGATGAGTTCGCGCTGGCCTTGTTCCTGGCTGGCACCGAGCCGACCTTTCCGGTCTATCTGTTCAGTCAACTGCGCTTTGCCAACCGGCTGCCGGTGATGATTGCGCTGGCCGTGCTGCTGATGATCGGCACGCTCACGCTGGTTTTCGTGGCCGAGCGTCTGCGTCGTGTCGAGTAG
- a CDS encoding lysyl oxidase family protein: MKQRRLVVTLLALCCLSIIAATAVFAAPQSSGLYPDMRTVVPAHLQLVNQQQQEILRFSNGIANTGPGPWALRPDPPLSGATSTVSAVQEIRDSNAYYKCGEQPKQVTECYNVVSERVAGTFAFHPEHNHWHIGDVALFEVRKGSPTGPIVGGNSIKTTFCLIDWYKLDDNAPSAERTFFDCYTSFQGIASGWVDQYHQSTEGQQLYLTGVPNADDYYLVSTSNYAGIFLESDYTNNTAWVKFRLYTDSNGNRKIQVTDHSPCGSPGMCGERSTNR, from the coding sequence ATGAAGCAACGTCGCTTGGTCGTCACACTACTTGCCCTGTGCTGTCTGTCGATTATCGCGGCAACAGCCGTCTTTGCTGCACCGCAATCCAGCGGCTTGTATCCCGATATGCGCACGGTCGTTCCCGCGCATCTCCAGCTTGTCAACCAGCAGCAGCAAGAGATCTTACGCTTCTCGAACGGTATCGCCAACACCGGGCCTGGACCCTGGGCGCTGCGGCCCGATCCGCCACTCAGCGGCGCGACCAGCACGGTCAGCGCAGTTCAGGAGATTCGCGACTCCAACGCTTACTACAAGTGCGGTGAGCAGCCCAAGCAGGTGACGGAATGCTACAACGTCGTGTCCGAACGTGTGGCCGGTACCTTCGCGTTTCACCCGGAGCATAACCACTGGCATATCGGCGATGTCGCGCTCTTCGAGGTGCGTAAAGGCAGCCCAACCGGGCCGATCGTCGGCGGCAACTCGATCAAGACGACCTTCTGCCTGATCGATTGGTACAAGCTCGACGACAACGCGCCCTCCGCCGAGCGCACCTTCTTCGACTGTTATACCAGCTTCCAGGGCATCGCGTCGGGCTGGGTTGACCAGTACCATCAGTCGACGGAGGGGCAGCAGCTTTATCTGACGGGCGTGCCCAATGCCGACGACTACTACCTTGTCAGCACGTCCAACTACGCTGGCATCTTCCTTGAGTCGGATTACACCAATAACACCGCGTGGGTCAAGTTCCGGCTCTACACCGACAGCAACGGCAACCGCAAGATCCAGGTTACGGATCACTCGCCGTGTGGAAGTCCGGGCATGTGCGGCGAGCGCTCGACCAACCGCTAG
- a CDS encoding spermidine/putrescine ABC transporter substrate-binding protein: MEDTLTILSWPDYINPLTIEQFQRAFEIAVTVEVVPSAVELIERMRAPGPPPDVLVPPDYAVRELHAEHRLLALDPARLPNLHYIDPRFRYGRAHDPYGQVSVVKDWGTTGFMYRRDMIREQPRSWADFWQLAERYSGHVTVLDSPGEVIGAALKLLGHSYNAVDEAALAQARADLLNLKPHLRAFETNYRPLLASGAVYLALGWNGDAAALLADDVPVQYVVPVEGSQIWEDDWAIAAEAAHPEAAYTFLDFVLRPDIAAQEARYTRYATGNRSALALLDEQTRHDRSIYPSPEILQKLEPGLPLDAEGYARREALWKEVRG; encoded by the coding sequence ATGGAAGATACGCTGACGATCCTCTCGTGGCCCGACTATATCAATCCGCTGACGATCGAGCAGTTTCAGCGCGCGTTCGAGATCGCCGTGACAGTGGAGGTCGTGCCAAGCGCTGTCGAGCTTATCGAGCGCATGCGCGCGCCCGGCCCGCCGCCCGATGTGCTCGTTCCGCCGGATTATGCCGTGCGCGAGCTGCACGCCGAGCACCGGCTGCTGGCGCTCGATCCGGCGCGTCTGCCCAATCTCCACTATATCGATCCGCGCTTCCGCTATGGCCGCGCTCACGACCCGTATGGACAGGTCAGCGTCGTCAAAGACTGGGGCACCACCGGCTTTATGTATCGTCGCGATATGATTCGCGAGCAGCCGCGCTCGTGGGCCGATTTCTGGCAGCTTGCCGAGCGCTACTCCGGCCACGTGACGGTGCTCGACTCGCCCGGCGAGGTGATCGGGGCGGCGCTCAAGCTGCTCGGACACTCGTATAACGCTGTCGACGAGGCGGCGCTGGCTCAGGCCCGGGCCGATCTGCTCAACCTCAAGCCGCATCTGCGCGCCTTCGAGACAAACTACCGACCGCTGCTGGCGTCCGGTGCGGTCTACCTGGCGCTTGGCTGGAATGGCGACGCCGCTGCCCTGCTCGCCGACGACGTGCCGGTGCAGTACGTCGTGCCGGTCGAAGGATCGCAGATCTGGGAGGATGACTGGGCGATAGCGGCGGAGGCGGCGCATCCTGAGGCGGCCTACACCTTTCTTGATTTCGTGCTGCGTCCCGACATTGCGGCGCAAGAGGCGCGCTACACGCGCTACGCCACGGGCAATCGCTCGGCACTCGCGCTGCTCGACGAGCAGACGCGCCACGATCGATCGATCTATCCATCGCCGGAGATATTACAAAAGCTGGAGCCTGGGCTGCCGCTCGATGCCGAGGGCTATGCCCGGCGCGAGGCATTATGGAAGGAGGTGCGCGGCTAG
- a CDS encoding alpha-amylase family glycosyl hydrolase — protein MEFHVSRAARERYQFDETLFSTRGSVIIANFHAARVFAQRINDQRDVINFPERAVSAGQINAMGLIDEILHMVIDQYRQQKNPQVIQQALEALDQRLGSAEVDRTLRAFADEFPPVAVYRGDVTLDEYMSDTTDGVAHREIVLEEMLMLWLANANPAYQPFLELFDDATLEAQTPYQGMIDGLHEFFDSQPGFGPRNESLLAILRSPALAMPNSLAGQLEFLLGRWSGILGSYLYRLLSSLDLIKEEEKMVFIGAGGPGGGGPVEVYSFTGQEHELERFTPDRDWMPRLVLIAKNAFVWLDQLSKKYQRPIHRLDQIPDQELDTLARWGITGLWLIGLWERSTASKTIKQLMGNQDAVASAYSLLDYQIAADLGGDAAVEHLKARAWQRGIRLASDMVPNHTGIDGRWVIEHPEWFIKLDYSPYPSYSFNGPDLSWDERIGIFLEDHYYDRSDAAVVFKRVDRWSGEAQYIYHGNDGTSMPWNDTAQINYLHPEAREAVIQTILHVARQFPVIRFDAAMTLAKRHIQRLWFPEPGSGGAIASRSEFGITKAQFDALMPHEFWREVVDRAAVEAPDTLLLAEAFWLMEGYFVRTLGMHRVYNSAFMNLLRDEENAKYRQVMKNTLEFDPEILKRFVNFMNNPDERTAVEQFGKDDKYFGICTVMVTMPGLPMFGHGQVEGFTEKYGMEYRRAYWDEQPDSYLIQRHEREIFPLLHRRYLFAAAEHFLLYDCYMPEGGVNEDVFAYSNRFGDDRTLVLYHNRYATTRGWIKTSVAYSVKNDQGGDRRLVQRTLGDGLALNADERCYYIFRDQISGLEYLRSGKELYERGLYIELGAYQHHVFMDFREVFDTEWGQYAHLAAQLGGRGVPSIEEAQREIFLQPIHQPFKELVNVDLFRRLIDARVTTLESEADATTTQRSAKQDEGAKAKAVAQPAAAKTAQKASAASAEDEAAAPSASTLLSEVESKTIALFQGIGELTGSRGDPTALAQEVRRTLEAILHLPALERRFSAPDDQEYQAANEYLQRNLDGDPIPWSALFGWLFTYGLGKFSSPNDGAQQSRSLIDEWMLNRIIAGVFRDLGEDETAAWRSVALIKLLISHDLQPSAEGAAAQGNGSTLEQLFKDSAFQQLLQVNRYREVLWFNREAFERLLWAMLAKTTVSASAAPRASTKKVAEAVGATYSRIERLQTAAEQSGYQVEGLLSALKDKAAPVKQ, from the coding sequence ATGGAATTTCACGTCTCGCGCGCGGCCAGAGAGCGCTACCAGTTCGATGAGACGCTCTTTTCTACGCGCGGCAGCGTGATCATCGCGAATTTTCATGCCGCTCGTGTCTTCGCGCAGCGCATCAACGACCAGCGAGATGTGATCAATTTTCCTGAGCGCGCCGTCAGCGCGGGCCAGATCAACGCGATGGGCCTGATCGACGAGATCCTGCACATGGTGATCGACCAGTATCGCCAGCAAAAAAATCCGCAGGTGATCCAGCAAGCCCTGGAAGCGCTCGACCAGCGGCTCGGTAGCGCGGAGGTCGACCGTACGCTGCGCGCCTTCGCCGACGAGTTTCCGCCGGTTGCGGTCTATCGCGGCGACGTGACGCTCGACGAGTACATGAGCGACACAACCGATGGCGTTGCGCATCGCGAGATTGTGCTCGAAGAGATGCTGATGCTCTGGCTGGCAAACGCCAACCCGGCGTACCAGCCCTTCCTTGAACTCTTCGACGACGCGACGCTCGAAGCGCAGACCCCCTACCAGGGCATGATCGACGGGCTGCACGAATTTTTCGATAGCCAGCCTGGCTTCGGCCCGCGCAACGAGAGTCTGCTGGCGATCCTGCGCAGCCCGGCGCTCGCTATGCCGAACTCGCTTGCGGGCCAGCTTGAGTTCCTGCTTGGCCGCTGGAGCGGAATACTCGGCAGCTATCTCTACCGCCTGCTCAGCAGCCTCGATCTGATCAAAGAAGAAGAGAAGATGGTCTTCATCGGCGCGGGCGGCCCCGGCGGCGGTGGTCCCGTCGAGGTTTATAGCTTTACCGGCCAGGAGCACGAGCTAGAGCGCTTCACGCCCGATCGCGACTGGATGCCGCGCCTGGTGCTGATCGCTAAAAACGCCTTCGTCTGGCTCGACCAGCTCTCAAAGAAGTACCAGCGTCCGATCCATCGGCTCGATCAGATCCCGGATCAGGAGCTGGATACGCTGGCGCGCTGGGGCATCACCGGCCTCTGGCTGATCGGCCTGTGGGAGCGCAGCACCGCCTCGAAGACGATCAAGCAGCTGATGGGCAACCAGGACGCCGTCGCCTCGGCCTACTCACTGTTGGACTACCAGATCGCGGCGGATCTCGGCGGTGACGCGGCGGTCGAACATCTCAAAGCGCGCGCGTGGCAGCGCGGCATTCGGCTCGCCAGCGACATGGTGCCCAACCACACCGGCATCGATGGGCGCTGGGTGATCGAGCATCCCGAATGGTTCATCAAGCTCGACTACAGCCCGTATCCGTCCTACAGCTTCAACGGCCCCGATCTCTCCTGGGACGAGCGGATCGGTATCTTTCTGGAAGATCACTACTACGATCGCAGCGATGCCGCCGTGGTCTTCAAGCGCGTCGATCGCTGGTCCGGCGAGGCGCAGTATATCTACCACGGCAACGACGGCACGAGCATGCCCTGGAACGATACCGCGCAGATCAACTACCTCCATCCTGAGGCGCGCGAGGCGGTGATCCAGACGATTCTGCATGTTGCGCGGCAGTTCCCGGTGATTCGCTTCGACGCGGCGATGACGCTTGCCAAGCGCCATATCCAGCGGCTGTGGTTCCCTGAGCCGGGATCGGGCGGCGCGATTGCCTCACGCTCCGAGTTCGGCATCACCAAGGCGCAGTTCGACGCGCTGATGCCGCACGAGTTCTGGCGCGAGGTCGTCGATCGCGCGGCGGTGGAAGCGCCCGACACGCTGCTGCTGGCCGAGGCGTTCTGGCTGATGGAAGGCTACTTCGTGCGCACGCTGGGCATGCACCGGGTCTATAACAGCGCCTTTATGAACCTGCTGCGCGACGAGGAGAACGCCAAGTATCGCCAGGTGATGAAGAACACGCTGGAGTTCGATCCTGAGATCTTGAAGCGCTTTGTCAACTTCATGAACAACCCCGACGAGCGCACGGCGGTCGAGCAGTTCGGCAAGGACGATAAGTACTTCGGCATCTGCACGGTGATGGTGACGATGCCGGGATTGCCGATGTTCGGCCACGGCCAGGTCGAGGGCTTTACCGAGAAGTACGGCATGGAGTATCGCCGCGCCTACTGGGACGAGCAGCCCGACAGCTATCTGATCCAGCGCCATGAGCGTGAGATCTTCCCGCTGCTGCATCGTCGCTACCTCTTCGCCGCCGCCGAGCACTTCCTGCTCTACGACTGTTACATGCCCGAAGGCGGCGTCAACGAAGATGTCTTCGCCTACTCGAATCGCTTCGGCGACGATCGCACGCTGGTGCTGTACCACAACCGATACGCCACGACGCGCGGCTGGATCAAAACCTCGGTCGCGTACTCGGTCAAAAACGACCAGGGCGGCGATCGCAGGCTGGTACAGCGCACGCTGGGCGATGGCTTGGCGCTCAACGCCGACGAGCGCTGCTACTACATCTTCCGCGATCAGATCTCCGGGCTGGAGTATCTTCGGAGCGGCAAAGAGCTGTACGAGCGCGGCCTGTACATCGAGCTTGGCGCGTACCAGCACCACGTGTTCATGGACTTCCGCGAGGTCTTCGATACCGAGTGGGGCCAGTACGCGCACCTGGCCGCACAGTTGGGCGGGCGGGGCGTGCCCAGCATCGAGGAGGCGCAGCGCGAGATCTTCTTGCAGCCGATCCACCAGCCGTTCAAGGAGCTGGTCAACGTCGATCTGTTCCGCCGCCTGATCGACGCGCGGGTGACGACGCTGGAATCTGAGGCGGATGCGACGACGACACAGCGATCCGCCAAACAGGACGAGGGAGCTAAGGCCAAGGCGGTCGCACAGCCTGCTGCCGCGAAGACCGCGCAGAAAGCCAGCGCAGCCAGCGCCGAGGACGAGGCTGCAGCGCCCTCTGCGTCTACGCTGCTATCCGAGGTCGAGTCCAAGACGATCGCGCTGTTCCAGGGCATCGGCGAGCTGACCGGCAGCCGTGGCGATCCGACGGCGCTCGCGCAGGAGGTGCGCCGGACGCTAGAGGCAATCCTGCACCTGCCCGCGCTGGAACGCCGCTTCTCGGCTCCCGACGATCAGGAGTACCAGGCCGCCAACGAGTATCTTCAGCGCAACCTGGATGGCGATCCGATCCCATGGAGCGCGCTCTTCGGCTGGCTCTTCACCTATGGCCTGGGCAAGTTCAGCAGCCCCAACGATGGCGCGCAGCAAAGCCGCAGCCTGATCGACGAGTGGATGCTCAACCGGATTATCGCGGGTGTCTTCCGCGACCTGGGCGAGGACGAAACGGCTGCGTGGCGGTCGGTCGCGCTGATCAAGCTGCTGATCAGCCACGATCTGCAACCGAGCGCCGAGGGCGCAGCGGCGCAGGGCAACGGCTCGACGCTGGAGCAACTGTTCAAGGACAGCGCCTTCCAGCAGCTCTTGCAGGTCAACCGCTACCGCGAGGTGCTGTGGTTCAACCGGGAAGCCTTCGAGCGCCTGCTGTGGGCGATGCTGGCAAAAACAACGGTCAGCGCCAGCGCCGCTCCCAGAGCCTCGACCAAAAAGGTCGCGGAGGCTGTCGGCGCAACCTACAGCCGGATCGAGCGGCTCCAGACAGCGGCGGAGCAATCAGGCTATCAGGTCGAGGGGCTGCTGTCGGCGCTGAAAGACAAGGCCGCTCCGGTCAAGCAGTAG
- a CDS encoding extracellular solute-binding protein — protein MAGQSDQTGSLAVLDWAGYDAPDFWIDFKNAYPKVTANFEIGSSDADVYAKMKAGNKADLFHIYTGWLQFYVDEGLVAEIDTSKLTNWNKLPESFKAIGQVNGKQYFVPWDWGFTSILYRTDKVPEGIDSWAALMDPKYKGHISMWDDGPGAVTISSYIHGWDETKITDEQLAQIKEEWTKQRDLNLFYWTGEPELIDAMARGDVWVAYAWQGAYAQLLSKGTPVAYANPKEGRNSWVGLYGIRKDSPNYDLALKFLDAKLAQATGNNVVNQFYYGHANQDVMASIADETLKKTFSIDDPSILSKTNFTPNLTAEQRDAWTAMWAEIKAAP, from the coding sequence ATGGCAGGCCAGAGCGATCAGACAGGCAGCCTGGCCGTTCTCGACTGGGCTGGCTACGATGCACCAGATTTCTGGATCGACTTCAAGAACGCATACCCCAAGGTGACGGCCAACTTCGAGATCGGCTCCTCGGACGCGGATGTGTACGCCAAGATGAAAGCCGGAAACAAGGCCGACCTGTTTCACATCTACACCGGCTGGCTCCAGTTCTACGTCGACGAAGGGCTGGTCGCCGAGATTGACACCTCGAAGCTGACCAACTGGAACAAGCTGCCGGAGAGCTTCAAGGCGATCGGGCAGGTCAACGGCAAGCAGTATTTCGTGCCCTGGGATTGGGGCTTCACCTCGATCCTGTATCGCACCGACAAGGTTCCTGAGGGGATCGACTCGTGGGCCGCGCTGATGGACCCCAAGTACAAAGGCCACATCTCGATGTGGGACGACGGCCCCGGCGCTGTCACCATCTCCTCGTATATCCACGGCTGGGACGAGACGAAGATTACCGATGAGCAGCTGGCGCAGATCAAAGAAGAGTGGACCAAGCAGCGCGATCTGAATCTCTTCTACTGGACCGGCGAGCCTGAGCTGATCGATGCGATGGCGCGGGGCGATGTGTGGGTCGCCTATGCCTGGCAAGGAGCGTACGCCCAGCTGCTCAGCAAGGGCACGCCCGTGGCGTATGCCAATCCAAAAGAAGGACGCAACTCCTGGGTCGGCCTGTACGGCATCCGCAAAGACAGCCCCAACTATGATCTCGCCTTGAAGTTCCTCGACGCCAAGCTCGCGCAGGCCACCGGCAACAACGTGGTCAACCAGTTCTACTACGGACATGCCAATCAGGACGTGATGGCGAGCATCGCCGACGAGACGCTCAAAAAAACGTTCTCGATCGACGATCCCTCGATCCTGTCGAAGACCAACTTCACGCCCAACCTGACCGCCGAGCAGCGCGACGCATGGACGGCGATGTGGGCTGAGATCAAGGCCGCGCCCTGA